In a genomic window of Methanosarcina horonobensis HB-1 = JCM 15518:
- a CDS encoding formate--phosphoribosylaminoimidazolecarboxamide ligase, whose protein sequence is MITKQQVLEFLKNYDLDNITIATVCSHSSLQIFDGARKEGFRTLGICVGKPPKFYEAFPKAKPDEYLIVDSYADIMNKVEELRKKNVIIIPHGSFVAYLGTENFAEMAVPTFGNRAVLEWESDRDKEREWLLGAGIHMPGKIDDPRDINGPVMVKYNGAKGGKGFFVAKTYEEFDELVDRTQKYTIQEFITGTRYYLHYFYSPIRNEGYTLSEGSLELLSMDRRVESNADEIFRLGSPRELIEAGIRPTYVVTGNVPLVARESLLPLIFSLGERVVEESLGLFGGMIGAFCLETVFTDELEIKVFEISARIVAGTNLYISGSPYADLIQEDLSTGRRIAQEIKEAARTKQLDKIIS, encoded by the coding sequence ATGATCACAAAACAGCAGGTTCTTGAATTTCTGAAAAATTACGATTTAGATAACATTACTATTGCAACAGTATGTTCTCATTCAAGCCTTCAAATCTTTGACGGAGCGCGAAAAGAAGGCTTCAGAACTCTGGGGATCTGCGTTGGCAAGCCACCCAAGTTCTATGAGGCATTTCCCAAAGCAAAACCTGATGAATATCTCATTGTCGACAGTTATGCAGACATAATGAACAAAGTTGAGGAGCTTAGAAAGAAGAATGTAATTATTATTCCGCACGGTTCATTTGTTGCGTATCTGGGTACAGAGAATTTCGCAGAAATGGCTGTACCTACCTTCGGGAACCGGGCTGTACTGGAATGGGAATCGGATAGGGATAAAGAGCGGGAATGGCTGCTCGGTGCAGGCATTCACATGCCCGGAAAAATCGATGATCCACGTGATATTAATGGACCTGTAATGGTCAAGTACAACGGAGCAAAAGGAGGAAAAGGCTTCTTCGTTGCAAAAACCTATGAAGAATTCGACGAACTCGTAGACCGCACCCAGAAGTACACAATTCAGGAATTCATTACCGGAACCCGCTACTATCTGCACTACTTCTACTCCCCGATCCGGAACGAAGGGTACACCTTAAGCGAAGGCAGCCTTGAACTCCTGAGTATGGACCGCAGGGTGGAATCCAATGCCGATGAGATCTTCAGACTTGGTTCCCCGAGAGAACTCATAGAAGCAGGAATCCGCCCGACGTATGTGGTTACAGGAAACGTGCCCCTCGTTGCAAGGGAATCACTCCTGCCTCTGATCTTCTCTCTTGGAGAAAGAGTGGTTGAAGAATCCCTTGGCCTTTTCGGCGGGATGATAGGAGCTTTCTGCCTTGAAACTGTGTTTACCGATGAGCTTGAAATTAAGGTATTCGAGATTTCTGCCCGGATTGTTGCAGGAACGAACCTTTACATCTCAGGTTCTCCTTATGCAGATCTTATCCAGGAAGATCTCTCAACCGGAAGGAGAATAGCCCAGGAAATTAAAGAGGCAGCCAGGACAAAACAGCTGGATAAAATAATATCCTGA
- a CDS encoding helix-turn-helix transcriptional regulator yields the protein MDSLHKDTLIDLLFRSDNRRKILLFLKDGSKNIEEITGFLGSSCTAVLPQIKRLTEKGLVKQEGKNYRLSTVGLIVTEKMVPLLGTLEIFEDNLDYWVQRDLTGIPSFLLLKLDMLARCKVIEPQLNRMFEPPEEFINSLKKSTEIMYFSSFFQPCFSGFDQDFLKKKTTSTFIFTQNFFERIFSPQPGEAEYLLLPKNSNLHIYDGTSSVVSLTVTERFMALLLLNKKGKLDQNLLINSEIKAIEWGKELFMYYRGISEKISEEKTNYFISEKDPNVEKVLVYEKPSVMRKAGENQISGSRFTLRVKSKIPMKFNSLKAAEDLQQFQNT from the coding sequence GTGGATTCTCTTCATAAAGATACGCTGATAGATTTGCTTTTCAGGTCAGATAATAGAAGAAAGATTTTGCTTTTCCTCAAGGACGGGTCAAAGAATATTGAAGAAATCACAGGGTTTCTGGGCTCTTCCTGTACTGCGGTTCTTCCTCAGATAAAAAGATTGACCGAAAAGGGACTGGTTAAGCAGGAAGGTAAAAATTACAGGCTTTCTACAGTTGGATTGATTGTCACTGAAAAGATGGTTCCTCTTTTGGGAACTCTCGAGATTTTTGAAGATAATCTTGATTACTGGGTACAGAGAGATCTTACAGGGATTCCTTCTTTTTTGCTTTTGAAGCTTGATATGCTAGCTCGATGCAAAGTGATTGAACCCCAGCTTAACAGAATGTTTGAGCCACCTGAAGAATTTATAAATTCTCTCAAGAAGTCCACGGAAATTATGTATTTTTCTTCGTTTTTTCAGCCCTGCTTCTCAGGATTTGATCAGGATTTTTTGAAGAAAAAGACAACTTCTACTTTTATTTTTACACAAAATTTTTTTGAACGAATTTTCAGTCCCCAACCTGGAGAAGCCGAATATTTATTATTGCCGAAGAACTCGAATCTCCATATCTATGACGGCACTTCTTCCGTAGTCTCGCTTACGGTAACCGAGAGGTTTATGGCACTATTGCTTCTCAATAAAAAAGGAAAACTTGACCAGAATCTTCTAATAAATTCAGAGATCAAGGCGATCGAATGGGGTAAAGAACTTTTTATGTACTACAGAGGAATTTCTGAAAAAATATCTGAAGAAAAAACTAATTATTTTATCTCTGAAAAAGATCCCAATGTGGAAAAAGTCCTGGTTTACGAAAAGCCCTCTGTTATGAGAAAAGCAGGGGAAAATCAGATCTCAGGAAGCCGCTTCACCCTGAGAGTCAAATCTAAAATTCCAATGAAATTTAATTCCCTGAAAGCTGCTGAGGATCTTCAGCAGTTTCAGAATACTTAA
- a CDS encoding tetratricopeptide repeat protein: MGLFDSFKNKVKCSQNSPKLNYSINDNFISIGDFTGKYHQSPNSKFILAWNSLSENGKYILLERGKVKLQVKMKHLDNGMVSKLGVFIISDLTSKGMYGVFNIINADGETLIRQRCRANLGSTGISDDGSFAVCQALESTSKSDSCKLFFFDIKNKKLLWKKTPETIGSELNWAKSYRFDTKKKILYLIHDKNKVYRYTFEGTFIDSGLYRLHCIDTGNDVEFLEAIKELKEELSSNPNPKKYDVFIDPLNKRLKRYSDKDTKSKIHRALGEIFQLQGNDTEAIKHFETALKLNPRIGVKRALDNLKKTD; the protein is encoded by the coding sequence ATGGGTTTATTTGATTCGTTTAAAAACAAAGTAAAATGTTCTCAGAATTCTCCCAAATTAAACTACTCGATAAATGATAATTTTATATCAATAGGTGATTTTACAGGGAAATATCATCAGTCACCAAACAGCAAATTCATACTGGCATGGAACAGTCTAAGTGAAAATGGGAAATATATTTTATTAGAACGTGGGAAGGTAAAACTTCAAGTTAAAATGAAACACCTTGATAATGGGATGGTTTCAAAATTGGGAGTGTTTATAATCAGCGATTTGACCTCTAAGGGCATGTATGGAGTATTCAATATAATAAATGCAGATGGAGAAACTCTGATCAGGCAAAGATGCAGGGCAAATTTAGGCTCAACAGGCATTTCAGATGATGGAAGCTTTGCTGTCTGTCAGGCACTGGAAAGCACAAGTAAGTCGGATAGCTGTAAGCTGTTTTTCTTTGATATAAAGAATAAAAAATTGTTATGGAAAAAGACTCCTGAGACGATCGGATCCGAGCTAAACTGGGCAAAAAGCTACCGTTTTGACACTAAAAAGAAAATCCTGTACCTGATACATGATAAAAACAAAGTTTACCGTTATACTTTTGAAGGGACTTTCATTGATTCCGGATTATACAGACTTCACTGCATCGATACAGGAAATGATGTCGAATTTCTTGAAGCCATAAAAGAATTAAAAGAAGAATTATCTTCAAATCCCAACCCTAAAAAATATGATGTATTTATAGATCCCCTAAATAAAAGACTAAAAAGATATTCTGACAAAGATACAAAATCAAAAATTCACAGAGCTTTAGGCGAAATCTTCCAATTACAGGGAAATGATACAGAAGCAATAAAACATTTTGAAACCGCATTAAAGCTTAACCCCAGGATTGGGGTTAAAAGGGCACTCGATAACTTAAAGAAAACAGATTAA
- a CDS encoding NAD(P)H-dependent oxidoreductase — protein MKISVILGHPDKDSFNHAIANTVVETLLNNRHDVIFHDLYKENFDPVTTGQEIRKGASLERVIEEHCNEISKAEGIVIVHPNWWGQPPAILKGWVDRILRPGVAYEFKEGDSGEGVPVGLLNAKTALVFNTGDTPEERELQVFGDPLEVLWKKCIFDFCGVETFYRRMFGVIITSKLEERQKWLKEVENTVDMYFPRNFSVV, from the coding sequence ATGAAAATATCAGTAATTCTCGGGCATCCAGATAAAGACAGTTTTAATCATGCGATTGCAAACACGGTTGTAGAAACCCTGTTGAATAATAGGCACGATGTAATTTTCCACGACCTATATAAAGAAAACTTTGATCCAGTAACTACAGGTCAGGAAATTCGTAAGGGCGCCTCTTTAGAAAGAGTGATAGAAGAACACTGTAATGAGATTAGTAAAGCAGAAGGGATTGTTATAGTTCATCCCAACTGGTGGGGTCAGCCACCTGCGATTTTAAAAGGATGGGTGGATAGAATTTTACGTCCGGGAGTGGCATATGAATTTAAAGAAGGGGACAGCGGTGAAGGAGTACCAGTAGGATTATTAAATGCAAAAACAGCCCTGGTTTTCAATACAGGAGATACACCTGAAGAAAGGGAACTGCAGGTCTTTGGTGATCCTCTTGAGGTACTCTGGAAAAAATGTATTTTCGACTTTTGCGGAGTAGAAACCTTTTACAGGAGAATGTTTGGAGTGATAATTACCAGTAAACTTGAGGAACGCCAGAAATGGTTAAAAGAGGTGGAAAATACAGTAGATATGTATTTCCCTCGTAATTTTTCAGTTGTTTGA
- a CDS encoding ATP-binding protein, which yields MSERENKDFRPAFGRKFNVTLRVLGNEENAGEGLLFLGNYMALDHSRGAAVYLDALKPHAILICGKRGYGKSYTMGCILEELAFLPEPIKGNLGSLIIDTMGIFWTMRNPNISEAVRLKNWELTPSGLGIEVFVPAGKVDAYEKRNIGVKPFSISIRELSGSQWCRTLRIEEVSPLGILLVRTIESLREKGDPYSFEDVINEIFLDSRSDSASKGAAENYFRAVKSWGLFSKEGTSISELITGGRTTVLDVSTLENENVCAAAVSILAGRLYEERLEARRIYEKKQMGEKLEDKEFPLVWLFIDEAHIFLPAGRESLASEVLINRCLRQGRQPGLSLVLATQRPASLHPDVVSQSDLLICHRLTSSDDILALETSRPLYMQENLRAYLKKMGSERGAALIVDDHSESVHMVRIRPRRSWHGGGEPNALGPCKEGREETKTQVPEQFT from the coding sequence ATGTCTGAAAGAGAGAATAAAGATTTCAGACCCGCTTTTGGGAGAAAATTCAACGTGACATTGCGCGTGCTCGGGAACGAAGAAAATGCTGGAGAAGGTCTTCTGTTTCTCGGAAACTACATGGCACTTGACCATTCGAGGGGGGCTGCTGTTTATCTTGATGCCCTGAAACCTCATGCCATTTTGATTTGCGGAAAAAGAGGATACGGAAAGTCCTATACAATGGGCTGTATACTGGAAGAGCTTGCTTTTCTTCCTGAACCCATTAAAGGGAATCTTGGGTCCCTTATCATTGATACCATGGGGATTTTCTGGACAATGAGGAATCCGAACATATCCGAAGCAGTAAGACTCAAAAACTGGGAACTAACCCCTTCAGGACTCGGAATTGAGGTTTTTGTTCCGGCAGGAAAGGTTGACGCTTATGAAAAGCGAAACATAGGGGTAAAGCCATTTTCCATTTCAATCAGGGAGCTCTCAGGTAGCCAGTGGTGTAGAACCCTCAGGATTGAAGAGGTTTCTCCTCTTGGAATTTTGCTTGTAAGGACTATAGAATCTCTTCGGGAGAAAGGTGATCCATATTCTTTTGAAGATGTTATCAATGAGATATTCCTGGACTCCCGTTCGGATTCAGCATCTAAAGGGGCTGCGGAAAACTATTTCAGGGCTGTCAAGTCCTGGGGGCTTTTCTCTAAAGAAGGGACATCTATATCCGAACTGATAACAGGGGGCAGGACAACAGTTCTTGATGTGAGCACCCTTGAAAACGAAAATGTCTGCGCCGCAGCAGTATCGATTCTTGCAGGCAGGCTTTATGAGGAGCGGCTTGAGGCAAGAAGAATTTATGAAAAGAAACAGATGGGGGAAAAACTGGAAGATAAAGAGTTTCCTCTTGTCTGGCTTTTCATAGATGAGGCTCATATCTTCTTACCTGCAGGGAGAGAAAGTCTCGCTTCGGAGGTGCTTATTAACCGCTGCCTCAGACAGGGCAGGCAGCCAGGGCTCTCCCTTGTACTGGCAACCCAGAGGCCTGCAAGCCTTCACCCTGACGTTGTCTCGCAGAGCGACCTTCTTATCTGCCACCGCCTTACTTCAAGTGATGATATCCTTGCCCTTGAGACCTCAAGACCTCTTTATATGCAGGAAAACCTCAGGGCATATCTGAAGAAAATGGGTAGTGAAAGAGGAGCTGCATTGATAGTGGACGATCATTCCGAATCTGTCCATATGGTGCGCATCCGTCCAAGGAGAAGCTGGCACGGAGGAGGAGAGCCAAACGCCCTCGGACCATGCAAAGAAGGAAGAGAAGAAACAAAAACTCAAGTTCCGGAGCAATTTACATAA
- a CDS encoding 3-isopropylmalate dehydratase small subunit — protein sequence MKGRAWKFGDDVDTDAVIPGRYLIFNTPGELAKYTFEGVRPDFAKNVHENDIVVAGSNFGCGSSREHAPLALKGSKVSCVIAKSFARIFFRNAINIGVPVLECPDTDRIDDGDELEVDLSTGVIQNITKGETYQATPLPDFVREIVDEGGLIEYARKLVSER from the coding sequence ATGAAAGGAAGAGCCTGGAAATTCGGAGATGACGTGGATACGGATGCGGTAATTCCCGGAAGGTACCTGATCTTCAATACCCCGGGAGAGCTGGCCAAGTACACATTTGAAGGCGTACGCCCTGATTTTGCAAAAAATGTTCATGAAAACGACATCGTAGTTGCAGGAAGCAACTTCGGCTGCGGATCCTCGCGTGAACATGCCCCTCTTGCCCTTAAAGGGTCAAAGGTATCCTGCGTGATAGCAAAGTCTTTCGCGAGGATCTTTTTCAGAAATGCAATAAACATCGGAGTTCCTGTCCTCGAATGCCCGGATACGGACAGAATCGATGACGGAGATGAGCTTGAGGTTGACCTTTCAACAGGGGTCATTCAGAATATAACAAAAGGAGAGACTTACCAGGCAACCCCACTCCCGGATTTCGTCCGCGAAATCGTGGATGAGGGAGGACTTATAGAGTATGCCCGGAAACTGGTCTCTGAGCGCTGA
- a CDS encoding isocitrate/isopropylmalate dehydrogenase family protein — MTQYKVPVLPGDGIGPEIIAEGRKVIDAAGERFGFDVEWIEYPHGADHYLETGELISEETLKELSGYPAIYLGSIGDPRIAPGVLEKGILLTARFYFDQYVNLRPIKLLEGVWTPIKDKTSKDIDFVVVRENTEDFYVGIGGRAKKGESKDLLEVKRTLYSAKFGLDIETDSEEIGYQIGLISKEGTKRVIEYAFDLAEKRKKHISSVDKANVLSDIYGFWREEFNAVAAAHPDVTTDFNFVDAITMWFVKNPEWFDVVVTPNMFGDIITDLGAMIQGGLGLAPGGNINPNGTSMFEPIHGSAPKYKGQNKVNPIATIWAGAMLIEQLGEKEAADTIVNAIQKNILDGKIKTYDMGGKNTTSDVGDDIARIIKGE, encoded by the coding sequence ATGACGCAGTATAAGGTTCCGGTCCTCCCAGGAGATGGGATAGGACCAGAAATCATCGCCGAAGGCAGAAAAGTGATCGATGCCGCAGGCGAAAGATTCGGTTTTGATGTAGAATGGATTGAATACCCGCATGGAGCAGACCACTACCTGGAAACGGGCGAGCTGATCTCGGAAGAGACCTTAAAGGAATTATCCGGCTACCCTGCCATTTACCTTGGCTCCATCGGAGACCCGAGGATTGCCCCTGGCGTCCTTGAAAAGGGAATCTTATTAACTGCGCGCTTTTACTTTGACCAGTACGTCAACCTGCGCCCGATAAAGCTCCTTGAGGGCGTCTGGACCCCGATAAAAGACAAGACCTCAAAAGATATCGATTTTGTCGTGGTCAGGGAAAACACTGAGGATTTCTATGTAGGAATCGGCGGCAGGGCAAAAAAAGGAGAGAGCAAGGACCTCCTTGAAGTTAAAAGGACACTCTATTCCGCAAAATTCGGCCTTGACATCGAGACCGACAGCGAAGAAATAGGATACCAGATCGGTCTTATCTCCAAAGAAGGCACAAAGAGAGTTATCGAATATGCTTTTGACCTTGCCGAAAAGAGGAAAAAACACATCTCGTCTGTTGACAAGGCAAATGTCCTTTCCGATATCTACGGCTTCTGGAGAGAAGAGTTCAACGCTGTTGCCGCAGCCCACCCGGACGTTACCACTGACTTTAACTTCGTTGACGCCATCACAATGTGGTTTGTGAAAAACCCTGAGTGGTTCGATGTGGTCGTGACCCCGAACATGTTCGGAGACATCATCACCGACCTCGGAGCCATGATCCAGGGCGGCCTCGGCCTTGCCCCCGGCGGAAACATCAACCCGAACGGGACAAGCATGTTCGAACCAATCCACGGTTCAGCCCCTAAATACAAGGGTCAGAACAAAGTCAATCCAATTGCCACAATCTGGGCAGGCGCAATGCTCATAGAGCAGCTCGGAGAAAAGGAAGCCGCAGACACAATAGTCAATGCAATTCAGAAAAACATCCTGGACGGCAAAATAAAGACCTACGACATGGGCGGCAAGAACACCACCTCAGATGTCGGAGACGACATTGCAAGGATAATAAAGGGAGAATAA